The genomic interval CCGGCAAGACACGGGTCACGCGCCCTAGCTCACCGATCCCGCCAAGCGCCTTCTAAGCACTTGGCGGGAAGAGCGCGGGCGGCAATCGACACGGGATCGCGCTTGGAACCGCTTCCACCCCGGCGCAAGGCTGGAGGGACATGTGCGCCAGAGGCGGGCAGGCTCACCTTGACCGCGCCCCGTAGACCGGAGGCGACCAGACCAGCGATCACCGTGCCCATGCCCCCTGAGCCGAGGCGTCCGATGATCCGGTAGGGGCCGACGCGCTTGGGGGCACCGGTGTGGGCAGTCAGCATCCGCCCTCCAGAACGAGTACTGCTCACCGGACCTCCGACCTCCTTCAGACGTGCAGCAGGCCGAAGGCAGAACGCATACCGGTACTTGAGAACTCGATACCAGCCGCGCGTCGAGGCGATAGGCACTGCCTTCTCAGGCAATGGCCGGCACCGCCTCCTCATCGAGCGCACGAGAGCGAAACGGACCCGACGAGCCTCGCTCACGGTGCTCTGTCACACTCGCCGCAGTCATGCAGCGGCACATAAACCCCGCCCGCCTTGAGCACGGCGAGCAGGGCGACGACGGGCTCGGACGTGTGGCCCGAGCGGCCCGTGAGTATGCCGACCCGCGACTCTGCGCCCACCCAGCGGTGACAAGGAGGTGGGCCAGGAAGTTGGCGCGCTCATCCAACTCCCGGTACATGAGGGCCTTGTCGGCGTCGACGACCGCTAGCGCGTCGGGTTCCTGCCTGGCGCGCGGCGATGAGTTGCGGGATGGCCCGGTTCTCTGGATCGGCGGGTGCGTTGTCAAAACTGTGGGGCATGCTCGACCCCTCTCTGGAGGCACGCGTTGCGCGCGGTTCTATGGACGGTCGGGCTCGGCCTGCGAGGGCGTCCCGGCTCCACGTCCTGAAGCAGGTGAGGCGTGGCCGAAGCCACACCTCACCTGTGATGGCGGTCGTATGTCACGGGCCCCGCGATCGCCTCCACGGCAGGGGGCCGCAGTACCAGCCGGGCCGGCAGCATCACGGCGGGCCAGGCGATCGCAGCGGCGGCGGTCACGATGCCGAGGTACATCAGGGGCGGGATGGAGGGAAACACCGAGTGGCGGATCGCGTAGCTCATGCCGATCAGCGACGGCAGCGCGGCAATCGTACCGACGACGACCGCGCAGAGCACGATGATGCCCGCCTCCTTACGCATCATCGACCGGACCTGGCCGGTGCGGGTGCCGACAAAGCGCAGCAGGGCGAACTCGCGGCGTCGTGAGATGGTGGCCATGACCTGCGTGTTGACGACGGCGATGGCGGGTGGCCGAGCAGTACGACGTTGAGTACGAGACTGATCCCCCCGCCGCTCGCGTCGTCGGCCGGTGCGGCAGTGACAGCCCCGGCGTCGCGCATGTGCAACGTCGGGTACGGCTTCAGCGCCGCGTCCAAATCCGTCTCCCGGTCGGAGTTCACCAGCAGCCACTGATCGAGGTGGTCGGTGGTGTGCGCGGTGACCACGTCGTGAGGCAGCGTGACGTCGCCGAAGCCGAGCCCGTTCTCGTAGACCGCGACCACCTCGGCCTTCTCAACGGTTCCGTCGCCGAGGTGCATATCGACGACCGCCCACGTCGACGCCGATCGTGCCAGCGACTAGGCGGCTGAGTGCAATCGTGGATCCGTTGAGACCGCGCAGATCACCGCGGAGCCGGTCCAGGTCCATGGTGTCCGGTAAGGCGGCGGGGTCGACGCCCTGCGCCGTGGTAATCCGGTACTGGATGCTGTCGCCATCGGGCCAGGTGAGGATCGTCGAGGTCCGGGCGACCGGGCTGACCGTGCGGACGCCGGGGACGCGGCGGAGATCGTCTGCCAGGCCAGGTGAGATCCCCGCACTGTCCGAGGTCACCACATGGTCGGCTTGCACGCCGTCGGCGGCCTGGTCGTGCGCGGCCGCAGCGAGCGTCGTGCCGCTGAAGAACTGCGCGGATGCCATCGTCACACCCATGATCAGCGGGGTTGTGGCGGCACTGAGCCGACGGGATCGGGCCCGCGAGTTGGAGATGGCGAGGAATCGGTTGGCGTCACCCGGACGACGGTCGAGCAGCGTCGCGACACCGCCGAACAGTTTGGGTCCGAGCAGGCCGACAGCCATCACCAGAACGAGCGCTGTGCTGGCGGCGCCGTCGATGTCCGACTCACCGGGCAGCGCGATCGGCAGCACGATCGGGGCGGTCAGGCCCCCGGGCACGAGCAGCGCACCGAGCGAGAGCCGGACCCAGCCGAGCTTCTTGGGCTCCACCGCCACGTCGCCGAGCGCCTCGACGGCACTGACCTTCGCAGCGCGCCAGGCCGCGAGCCAGCCGCCGATCCGGGCAGCGAGGATGCAGATCAGCAGGGCGGCCAGCACGGGCAGCGGCGTGATCACCAGCGAGAAGCCGGACGGAAGCGCGCCCCCGGCCGTGAACACGGTGTGCAGCAGCATGGCGAGCAGGACGCCGGGGACGGCGCCGAGC from Streptomyces drozdowiczii carries:
- a CDS encoding FtsX-like permease family protein, which gives rise to MATISRRREFALLRFVGTRTGQVRSMMRKEAGIIVLCAVVVGTIAALPSLIGMSYAIRHSVFPSIPPLMYLGIVTAAAAIAWPAVMLPARLVLRPPAVEAIAGPVTYDRHHR
- a CDS encoding ABC transporter permease codes for the protein MLGAVPGVLLAMLLHTVFTAGGALPSGFSLVITPLPVLAALLICILAARIGGWLAAWRAAKVSAVEALGDVAVEPKKLGWVRLSLGALLVPGGLTAPIVLPIALPGESDIDGAASTALVLVMAVGLLGPKLFGGVATLLDRRPGDANRFLAISNSRARSRRLSAATTPLIMGVTMASAQFFSGTTLAAAAHDQAADGVQADHVVTSDSAGISPGLADDLRRVPGVRTVSPVARTSTILTWPDGDSIQYRITTAQGVDPAALPDTMDLDRLRGDLRGLNGSTIALSRLVAGTIGVDVGGRRYAPRRRNR